The Sulfolobales archaeon genome contains the following window.
AGGTGAAGCCCGTGCTGCTCAAAGCTACCTGTTGGGAGCACGACAAAGTCCGCTTCCCGAAGCATCTCGCGTGCTTCCTCCCATGTGAGTTCTCCCAATTTATAGCTTGAGGATCTGAAGACTATTTCAATCACCATAATAAGGTCGCCCCATAATCTTAAAAGTAAAGATATGCTCTATAGAGTTCAGATATCTCTGTTAGAATCAGGTAATTTTTTGCTTCAACCATTCTCGTAGGTTCTCTTTTAGGGGCTTATCTAGGTAGAGCATCACCTGGGAGAGAGATACTAACTTACTTCACTATCTCAATGGTTATTTTAGGAATCTATATAGGTGTTAAGAGAGAAACTACGAAAGAGCCTCGTCACTATTTCTCTAGAGACGAGAAATATATTTTGGTTGATATATTATCGCATTTGGTGGTTCCCCTGGCAAGATATCTTGTGGCTGATATGCACCAGGATATATCATACGCTATTAAAACCGGGGGTTTTGATCCAAGTGCTAATAAGGATCTAGCTGTAACATTTGACAAGGATATACCTGGGAGACACGGTGATATACCTAAATACATAGCCGGGGGTGTGAAGCTTGTCTTCGGAGCCATATTCCCTGGGAGGGAGTTTTGGAGCCCAGCTATTCTTGAGAGGCTTGAGAGGCTCTATGGCTCCTGGCACGGCTCTACAGTACCTATTCTAGGGTCTCTTGAGGATGTTATTGAGCATATCTCGATCTATAGGAGTCTTGTTAGGAGGTATAGGGATAGACTTGCCCTTATCTCAAGACCAGGTGATCTGGATAGGCTTGTTGGGAGTGATAGGATAGGGATTTTGATAAGCCTTGA
Protein-coding sequences here:
- a CDS encoding membrane dipeptidase, producing the protein MVPLARYLVADMHQDISYAIKTGGFDPSANKDLAVTFDKDIPGRHGDIPKYIAGGVKLVFGAIFPGREFWSPAILERLERLYGSWHGSTVPILGSLEDVIEHISIYRSLVRRYRDRLALISRPGDLDRLVGSDRIGILISLEGADPISRLEDLEILWLLGVRSLTITWNYDNRYASSCRSKKDYG